In a single window of the Acyrthosiphon pisum isolate AL4f chromosome X, pea_aphid_22Mar2018_4r6ur, whole genome shotgun sequence genome:
- the LOC103307894 gene encoding KRAB-A domain-containing protein 2-like produces the protein MEKYYLDKPGKKPYTSEKIESIIMEINDAKSTGAKKRRDYYILQKYDVLTVAEKKYLIHKKKEDKEDIMYIVAYEDLFEKLSTYHIRTGHGGIGKMRAVLSNKYSIPRPAIETFLSICATCNSKKGVNRKLVIKPIINHHTKFISLLPLESKRAVEVASNLLTVFLTFGAPKILQCDNGREFVNSIINEIKELWPECIIVHGRPRHLQSQGSIERSNQDVENMLRAWMKDNKTKKCSIGLKFVQFQKNSSHHRIIGRSPYKALFGCDPKVGLSTSNLPLEVIKKLTAEEDLEEIYSKYENENIEQSILVKYCKMCKNESTEDVCDLCKTNNAIHEERKAGHKGQEKAAEKMLQVSNAVIPEFKINDCITISVPKVDRGPSDPARVIAVIIEEKNEMYKIGTTHGLIKGWFNSRSMQHATANFILAEQVDKQKELTLCETVQVVSGGQGFLSCSCKSACQTKRYVCFKGGLKCNSRRHNSFSCSNK, from the exons atggagaaatattatttggataagcCTGGTAAAAAGCCATATACATCTGAAAAAATCGAGTCGATAATTATGGAAATTAATGACGCTAAATCAAC GGGTGCTAAGAAAAGacgagattattatattttacaaaaatatgatgtattaaCAGTGGCcgagaaaaagtatttaatacataaaaaaaaagaagataaagAAGATATAAT gtatattgtagcATATGAAGACTTGTTTGAAAAACTAAGTACTTACCATATACGTACGGGACATGGTGGTATAGGGAAAATGCGTGCGGTACTGtccaataaatattcaattccaAGACCAgctattgaaacttttttatccATATGTGCAACTTGTAATAGTAAGAAAGGTGTGAATCGTAAATTGGTTATCAAACCAATAATTA atCACCACACaaaatttatatctttattgCCACTTGAAAGTAAACGAGCAGTTGAAGTAGCATCTAATTTGCTTACGGTTTTTCTTACTTTTGGTGCACCGAAAATTCTTCAATGTGACAACGGTAGAGAGTTTgtaaattctataattaatgaaattaaggAACTTTGGCCTGAATGCATAATTGTACATGGAAGACCAAGACATCTTCAGAGTCAAGGAAGCATAGAACGTAGCAATCAGGATGTTGAAAATATGCTTCGTGCATGGATGAAAGACAATAAGACCAAAAAATGTTCTATAGGATTGAAGTTTGTTCAATTCCAAAAAAATTCTTCACATCATCGGATAATAGGTCGCTCTCCATACAAAGCTTTATTTGGTTGTGATCCTAAAGTTGGATTATCAACATCTAATTTACCGTtagaagttataaaaaaattaacagctGAAGAGGACCTTGAAGAAATTTACAGCAAATATGAAAacgaaaatattgaacaaaGTATTCTTGTTAAATATTGCAAAATGTGCAAAAACGAGTCCACAGAAGATGTTTGTGATTTGTGCAAAACAAATAATGCAATACACGAAGAACGTAAAGCTGGGCACAAAGGTCAAGAAAAAGCTGCCGAAAAAATGTTACAG GTTAGCAATGCCGTAATTCCAGAGTTCAAAATTAATGACTGCATCACAATTTCTGTTCCAAAAGTCGACAGAGGACCATCCGACCCTGCTCGCGTGATTGCTgttattattgaagaaaaaaatgagaTGTATAAAATAGGAACTACACATGGTCTTATTAAAGGATGGTTTAATTCTAGAAGTATGCAGCATGCAACTGCAAATTTCATTTTAGCTGAACAGGTTGACAAACAAAAAGAATTAACCTTGTGTGAAACTGTCCAAGTTGTATCTGGTGGTCAGGGGTTCTTAAGTTGTTCATGCAAAAGTGCTTGTCAAACCAAAagatatgtttgttttaaaggtGGTTTAAAATGTAACAGTCGTCGTCACAATTCATTTTCCtgctctaataaataa
- the LOC100575871 gene encoding peroxidase-like yields the protein MEQLYTYEYNDNSKLNMDIGSPEYGLLIESQLSEEHYSLYRHAQTISEFSTSITHMECQVVGAQCAIDLSKVKLHKTSLGKICLSMYYNKTACIGMNIKYRTPDGSCNNLKRWYSGKATTAYKRLLFNNYEDSFYEINFSNSLTSPRNLSVEFVKDEHSQDDFKTMAMAYWTIFIGHDLSHTAMSILMKRNKSVSCCSHGRNELSPSHTHELCMQVKMSGEDPFFRNNIRCMNYVRSVPALSSDCTFGPKEQMNQATHYLDGSMIYGSSAKRTWSLRTNSGGQLLTSVGFDIESQSDPVQSQYMPLEDTESNACQYGSGTCYRAGDIRANALPQLTVMHTLWMREHNRLAKLLSHVNPHWDDERIFQEARKIVTASIQHITYAEWLPALLGENYTKRNGLEPSTKGYSNAYNETTDPSVSNSFATAVLPFANSMISDTISLYTEGRVINANLSLKEHYNRPTGLLLNYMDQLVRGLSTQNTQKIDMLFTQTLTNYLNSVHPNNLFGMDVVSLDIQRSRDHGIPSYTEFRKYCRLKAIRSVKDLSRIMVEGSTDRLLKQYNHWRDIDLFVGLLFEKHEDDSMVGPTMRCIIREQFIRTKIADRYFYDLPNIFNEYQLTEIRKVTLARIFCDNSNNVTMMQKKVFLIPEMADLHFCSSQLIPKININHWSEMVDTFQK from the exons ATGGAACAACTTTATACGtatgaatataatgataattctAAGTTAAATATGGATATTGGAAGCCCGGAGTATGGACTATTGATCGAATCTCAGCTTTCCGAagaacattattcattatataggCATGCTCAAACTATTTCTGAATTTTCCACCTCTATTACCCATATGGAATGTCAAgt TGTTGGAGCACAATGTGCCATAGACTTATCGAAAGTGAAACTACACAAGACATCTTTGGGTAAAATTTGTTTATCcatgtattacaataaaactGCATGCATCGGAATGAACATAAAGTATCGTACTCCTGACGGTTCTTGTAACAACTTGAAACGTTGGTACTCGGGAAAAGCAACCACAGCTTATAAACGTTTGCTGTTTAATAACTATGAGGATAGTTtttatg aaattaatttttcgaATTCCTTAACCAGTCCTAGAAATCTGAGCGTTGAATTTGTCAAAGACGAGCACTCACAAGATGACTTCAAAACGATGGCAATGGCGTACTGGACAATTTTTATAGGCCATGATCTTTCTCACACGGCAATGTCTATATTGA TGAAACGTAATAAATCGGTGAGCTGTTGTTCACATGGCCGGAACGAGCTCTCTCCTTCGCACACGCATGAGTTGTGCATGCAAGTGAAGATGTCGGGTGAAGATCCATTTTTCAGAAACAATATTCGTTGTATGAACTACGTGCGTTCGGTGCCAGCATTGAGTTCCGATTGTACTTTTGGACCCAAGGAACAA ATGAATCAAGCTACTCATTATTTAGATGGGTCGATGATATACGGTTCGTCAGCGAAACGGACGTGGTCGTTGAGGACCAACTCGGGCGGCCAACTATTGACAAGCGTGGGCTTCGATATCGAGAGCCAAAGCGACCCGGTACAGTCGCAGTATATGCCGCTGGAAGACACCGAATCGAACGCCTGTCAGTATGGCAGTGGTACTTGTTATAGGGCAGGTGACATCCGGGCAAACGCGCTTCCCCAACTGACGGTCATGCACACATTGTGGATGAGGGAACACAACCGGTTGGCCAAACTACTGTCACACGTCAACCCGCACTGGGACGACGAACGAATTTTTCAGGAGGCCAGGAAAATCGTCACAGCATCCATACAACACATCACTTACGCTGAGTGGCTGCCAGCGCTGCTCGGGGAAAACTACACCAAGCGGAACGGTCTTGAACCGTCGACAAAAGGCTACAGTAACGCGTACAACGAGACCACCGACCCGAGCGTCAGCAACAGCTTTGCAACCGCAGTATTACCGTTCGCTAATTCCATGATTAGCGACACCATAAG TTTATATACGGAAGGCCGAGTGATCAACGCAAATCTTTCGCTGAAGGAACATTACAACCGACCAACTGgtttactattaaattacatGGATCAGCTTGTCAGAGGGTTATCTACGCAGAATACACAAAAAATCGATATGCTATTTACTCAAACG cTTACAAATTACTTAAACAGTGTTCATCCAAACAACTTGTTCGGAATGGACGTTGTCAGCTTGGATATACAACGAAGCCGCGATCATGGTATACCAAGCTACAcagaatttagaaaatattgtcGACTAAAAGCTATAAGAAGTGTAAAAGATTTATCCCGGATCATGGTTGAAGgg tcAACTGATAGACTATTGAAACAATACAATCATTGGAGAGATATAGATCTATTTGTAGGTTTATTGTTTGAGAAACACGAAGACGACTCAATGGTTGGCCCAACGATGAGATGTATCATTAGAGAACAGTTTATAAGAACTAAAATAGCAGATagatatttttacgatttaccaaatatattcaatgaat atcaaCTGACAGAAATCAGAAAAGTGACGCTTGCCAGAATCTTTTGTGATAACAGCAATAATGTCACAATGATgcagaaaaaagtatttttgataCCTGAAATGGCTGATTTGCACTTCTGTAGTTCCCAattaattccaaaaatcaacATCAATCACTGGTCAGAAATGGTcgatacatttcaaaaataa